In Fundulus heteroclitus isolate FHET01 chromosome 18, MU-UCD_Fhet_4.1, whole genome shotgun sequence, a single genomic region encodes these proteins:
- the si:ch73-281n10.2 gene encoding high mobility group nucleosome-binding domain-containing protein 3 isoform X1 codes for MGRKKATSDADAAAEPRRKSQRLSEQKETQEKPQPEKTKAPPKTKKVKEAAKPKAEEKKEEAQAEKEVPAENGEAKDEEAAAADDQADDKEDKAEEEKASE; via the exons ATGGGAAGAAAAAAG GCAACTTCTGATGCAGAtgctgctgcagag ccaAGACGAAAGTCTCAAAGGTTGTCGGAG CAGAAAGAGACCCAGGAGAAGCCACAGCCAGAGAAGACGAAG GCACCTCCAAAGACCAAGAAGGTAAAGGAGGCAGCAAAGCCCAAGGCAGAGGAGAAGAAGGAAGAAGCTCAGGCAGAGAAAGAAGTTCCTGCAGAGAACGGCGAGGCCAAAGATGAGGAG gctgctgctgcagatgatCAGGCAGATGACAAGGAGGACAAGGCGGAGGAGGAGAAAGCATCAGAGTAG
- the si:ch73-281n10.2 gene encoding non-histone chromosomal protein HMG-14A isoform X2 — translation MGRKKATSDADAAAEPRRKSQRLSEKETQEKPQPEKTKAPPKTKKVKEAAKPKAEEKKEEAQAEKEVPAENGEAKDEEAAAADDQADDKEDKAEEEKASE, via the exons ATGGGAAGAAAAAAG GCAACTTCTGATGCAGAtgctgctgcagag ccaAGACGAAAGTCTCAAAGGTTGTCGGAG AAAGAGACCCAGGAGAAGCCACAGCCAGAGAAGACGAAG GCACCTCCAAAGACCAAGAAGGTAAAGGAGGCAGCAAAGCCCAAGGCAGAGGAGAAGAAGGAAGAAGCTCAGGCAGAGAAAGAAGTTCCTGCAGAGAACGGCGAGGCCAAAGATGAGGAG gctgctgctgcagatgatCAGGCAGATGACAAGGAGGACAAGGCGGAGGAGGAGAAAGCATCAGAGTAG
- the get1 gene encoding guided entry of tail-anchored proteins factor 1 isoform X1: MATGCAWFLVLVSVFLCNLMKILLPTISSFLSKMVQKDAEQESEMRSEIQQMKKEQSSISMMDEFARYARLERKINKTTDKLKTHVQSRTAQQAKMKWVVNIVFYVLQAALMVSLIWKYYSDPVTVVPSKWIAPVERLVAFPTGVAGGVGITCWLVVCNKVITLGLGAIS, from the exons ATGGCGACAGGCTGCGCATGGTTCCTGGTGCTGGTCTCCGTGTTTCTCTGCAATCTCATGAAAATCCTCCTGCCTACCATTTCCTCTTTC CTGTCAAAGATGGTGCAGAAAGACGCCGAGCAGGAGAGTGAGATGAGGAGTGAAATCCAGCAGATGAAGAAGGAGCAGTCCTCCATCAGCATGATGGACGAGTTTGCAAGATACGCCAGGCTCGAGCGCAAAATCAACAAAACGACAGATAAGCTTAAAACCCACG TGCAGTCGAGAACGGCTCAGCAAGCCAAAATGAAATGGGTTGTGAACATCGTCTTTTACGTCCTGCAG GCTGCTCTGATGGTCTCATTGATATGGAAGTACTACTCTGACCCCGTGACTGTGGTCCCCAGTAAATGGATCGCCCCTGTGGAACGACTAGTGGCGTTCCCAACAGGAGTGGCAG GTGGCGTGGGAATCACGTGCTGGCTGGTGGTTTGCAACAAAGTGATCACACTGGGCCTTGGTGCCATCAGCTAG
- the get1 gene encoding guided entry of tail-anchored proteins factor 1 isoform X2 produces the protein MVQKDAEQESEMRSEIQQMKKEQSSISMMDEFARYARLERKINKTTDKLKTHVQSRTAQQAKMKWVVNIVFYVLQAALMVSLIWKYYSDPVTVVPSKWIAPVERLVAFPTGVAGGVGITCWLVVCNKVITLGLGAIS, from the exons ATGGTGCAGAAAGACGCCGAGCAGGAGAGTGAGATGAGGAGTGAAATCCAGCAGATGAAGAAGGAGCAGTCCTCCATCAGCATGATGGACGAGTTTGCAAGATACGCCAGGCTCGAGCGCAAAATCAACAAAACGACAGATAAGCTTAAAACCCACG TGCAGTCGAGAACGGCTCAGCAAGCCAAAATGAAATGGGTTGTGAACATCGTCTTTTACGTCCTGCAG GCTGCTCTGATGGTCTCATTGATATGGAAGTACTACTCTGACCCCGTGACTGTGGTCCCCAGTAAATGGATCGCCCCTGTGGAACGACTAGTGGCGTTCCCAACAGGAGTGGCAG GTGGCGTGGGAATCACGTGCTGGCTGGTGGTTTGCAACAAAGTGATCACACTGGGCCTTGGTGCCATCAGCTAG
- the LOC105915898 gene encoding lebercilin-like protein, whose product MDDGDHEAVSCSTSTSRWSSPRCDSDGPQYPSDREEAADRTPGDQPSAKLQGSKLSGCAKGDAGGKKGREVRKQKVKHEIPKLPAIRAPQGSKPTNQSANMTCVWFLKSQVWDLQQQLSEARTENKLLKKAQHRHTVAQQHLRDPEDSISQILAKHNNETRALQGLLRETRLCRDNLSRQLQAMERKLTVTKDSLQHLQQLSQDRSLLEREELTLRLARATTQLEDKDRRIQNLERTLELHRESFRRQIDSEQRKIREARNTSSSLQQHIHQLNRELQLKEKQVQKHNIYYHRIVKGPSKKGTETKLVQTDELVHTPQGLLEGNVLARRESLDQESSHPERGSSLTEDPERKLSEDNSLQDDQPEDESLRGSGFFDENTNGKSYLEESPEESPEQSRGHQADTEASQA is encoded by the exons ATGGATGACGGGGACCATGAGGCAGTGAGCTGCAGCACCAGCACCTCCAGGTGGTCCAGTCCCCGCTGTGACTCTGATGGGCCTCAGTATCCATCGGACCGTGAAGAGGCTGCAGACAGGACTCCAGGTGACCAGCCATCGGCCAAACTGCAAGGATCAAAGCTATCCGGATGCGCTAAAGGCGATGCAGGAG GTAAGAAAGGCCGGGAGGTCCGGAAGCAGAAGGTGAAGCATGAAATCCCGAAGCTGCCAGCTATCAGGGCCCCGCAAGGTTCAAAGCCAACCAACCAGTCTGCCAACATGACCTGCGTCTGGTTTCTGAAGAGCCAGGTTTGggatctgcagcagcagctgagtgAGGCCAGGACAGAGAACAAGCTGCTGAAGAAAGCCCAGCATCGCCACACGGTGGCGCAGCAGCACCTCAGAGACCCAGAGGACAGCATCTCCCAG ATTTTAGCCAAGCACAACAACGAAACCAGAGCTCTTCAGGGCTTGCTCCGTGAGACCCGCCTGTGCCGGGACAACCTGTCCAGGCAGCTGCAGGCCATGGAGAGAAAGCTGACCGTGACGAAGGACTCTCTGCAGCACCTCCAGCAGCTCAGCCAGGACCGCAGTCTGCTGGAGAGGGAGGAGCTCACCCTGAGGCTGGCAAGGGCCACCACACAGCTGGAGGACAAGGACAGGAGGATACAG AACTTAGAGAGGACCCTGGAGTTGCACAGGGAGTCGTTCAGACGCCAAATAGACTCAGAACAAAGAAAGATCAGAGAGGCAAGAAACACATCCAGTTCTCTGCAGCAGCACATCCATCAGCTGAACAGGGAACTCCAG ctcaaagaaaaacaagtgcAGAAACATAACATTTACTACCACCGGATTGTTAAAGGACCCAGCAAAAAAG GTACAGAAACCAAGCTGGTGCAGACGGATGAATTGGTCCATACGCCACAAGGTCTTTTGGAGGGAAATGTTTTGGCACGTAGGGAGAGTCTAGATCAGGAGAGCTCC catCCTGAGCGCGGGTCTTCGCTTACTGAGGATCCCGAGAGAAAgctgtctgaagacaacagtTTACAGGATGACCAGCCAGAGGACGAGTCACTGAGGG GTAGCGGGTTTTTCGACGAAAACACAAACGGGAAAAGCTATTTGGAAGAAAGTCCAGAGGAGAGTCCAGAGCAGAGCCGAGGACACCAGGCAGACACCGAGGCTTCTCAAGCTTAA